In Geotoga petraea, a single window of DNA contains:
- a CDS encoding fumarate hydratase — protein sequence MFINFEYYRKQIKDKIIKANLIINSEVKVYLETYKGPFSKVLNDNYKISKIKNIPLCQDTGIVEFFLFLNKDDYFNIDIQGFLDSLVKEIYSENNFRFSTLRDPYMKRKNTFDNLPSMINIIPTKEKSNLSFLIKGGGSENLSFLKMLKPTISKNDLINEVLKHIQLNGSRACPPLVIGVGLGGTAEKAVLNSKISLLKNFNDYNKDEDYKNLEKNLETKINNLNIGVQGLKEGKTTLSTKITVMPSHIASLSLAISVDCYLNRKGVVYFEA from the coding sequence TTGTTTATAAATTTTGAATATTATAGAAAACAAATTAAAGATAAAATTATAAAAGCGAATTTAATTATAAATTCTGAAGTTAAGGTTTACCTTGAAACATATAAAGGTCCCTTCTCGAAAGTTTTAAATGATAATTATAAGATTTCCAAAATAAAAAATATACCTTTATGTCAAGATACTGGAATTGTAGAATTTTTTTTATTTCTAAACAAAGATGATTATTTCAATATTGATATACAAGGTTTTTTGGACTCTTTAGTTAAGGAAATATATTCAGAGAATAATTTCAGATTTTCCACTTTAAGAGATCCTTACATGAAAAGAAAAAACACTTTTGATAATCTCCCTTCTATGATAAATATTATACCAACTAAAGAAAAATCAAATTTATCATTTCTTATAAAAGGTGGTGGAAGTGAAAATCTATCTTTTTTAAAAATGCTCAAGCCGACGATTTCAAAAAATGACCTTATAAATGAAGTTTTAAAACATATTCAATTAAATGGGTCAAGAGCGTGCCCTCCTTTAGTAATAGGTGTTGGACTTGGGGGAACAGCAGAAAAAGCTGTTTTAAACTCTAAGATATCTCTTTTAAAGAATTTTAATGATTACAATAAAGATGAAGATTATAAAAACTTAGAGAAAAATTTGGAAACTAAAATTAATAATTTGAATATTGGTGTACAGGGTTTAAAAGAAGGGAAAACTACACTTTCTACAAAAATTACAGTTATGCCTTCTCACATAGCCTCGCTATCTTTAGCAATTTCAGTTGATTGTTATTTGAATAGAAAAGGAGTTGTTTATTTTGAAGCATAA